One window of Ammospiza nelsoni isolate bAmmNel1 chromosome 12, bAmmNel1.pri, whole genome shotgun sequence genomic DNA carries:
- the FNDC11 gene encoding fibronectin type III domain-containing protein 11: MAKVLHESETTPDSTPPREEQDDNASMKQYLRNKNLVLDFLRSDLNPHHLQYHWNKVHLLKKCYFYLKFEPRHVCVRDQNNMMIFADILQIANPCQLQKIKKVGRKQTEIQLALLTELLEQLERGREELSRYVQICDVEDFLSQWDLNIKRVLKLSMFFNKLISLEEPRKLHVKHSLVSQIHLGGALHPPITFSLYTKKPPIFDRIESFACQTWAQLKWFTESQESHLERWQLEIKLVTDDSQTEPGYGRTQEVISNPCVINHLLPGRLYEFKVRRSDTHTLVYSQWHDCIILKTKTHPAEDTKEAPNRSLMRRLTRPTPSV, from the coding sequence ATGGCTAAGGTTTTGCATGAATCTGAAACCACTCCGGACAGTACCCCACCCAGAGAAGAACAGGATGACAATGCCAGCATGAAGCAGTACCTGAGAAACAAAAACCTTGTTCTGGATTTCCTGCGCTCTGACCTGAACCCCCACCACCTCCAGTACCACTGGAACAAAGTTCATCTTCTGAAGAAGTGTTATTTTTACTTGAAGTTTGAGCCCAGACACGTGTGCGTGAGAGACCAGAACAATATGATGATTTTTGCCGATATCTTGCAAATAGCAAACCCCTGCCAACTCCAGAAGATCAAGAAGGTGGGAAGAAAACAGACTGAAATCCAGCTGGCACTTTTAACAGAGCTGTTGGAACAGCTGGAACGAGGCCGGGAGGAGCTGAGCCGTTACGTACAGATCTGTGACGTAGAAGATTTCCTCTCCCAGTGGGACTTGAATATAAAGAGAGTGCTCAAGCTCTCCATGTTTTTCAATAAGCTCATTTCCTTGGAAGAGCCAAGGAAGCTCCACGTCAAGCACAGTTTGGTGTCACAGATACATCTCGGGGGTGCTCTACACCCTCCCATCACTTTTTCTCTCTACACGAAGAAGCCGCCGATTTTTGATCGGATAGAGTCGTTCGCGTGCCAGACCTGGGCCCAGCTCAAGTGGTTCACTGAGAGTCAAGAGTCCCACCTGGAACGATGGCAGCTGGAGATCAAGCTGGTGACAGATGACAGTCAGACAGAACCAGGATACGGTCGGACGCAGGAAGTCATCTCCAACCCGTGCGTAATCAACCACCTGCTGCCTGGCAGGTTGTACGAGTTCAAAGTGAGGAGATCCGACACGCACACGCTCGTCTACTCGCAGTGGCACGACTGCATTATATTGAAGACAAAAACTCACCCTGCTGAAGACACCAAGGAAGCCCCCAACCGCAGCCTGATGAGGCGGCTCACGAGACCGACTCCCTCAGTTTAA